A segment of the Egibacteraceae bacterium genome:
TGCTGCGCGCCGTCACCGGGTCCATGCCGTGACGTCCCCTCACGACCGGTCGTTGTAGGTTGTCGGCGATCTCACCACGGCTGTTTCTGCCACCATGTGGGGCTCATCGGTACCAGGAGGGTGTCATGCACGGGACGGCCTTGCGGTCTCCGCGCCGGTACGCGGCTGTCAGCGTCGCGGTCGGACTGCTCCTCGCGGCGACGGTCGGGGTCCCGGGAGCGGGGGCGCATCCGGGACACGAGGACCCGCAGAGCGGGGGCATCGGGGTCCAGGTGCACAGCCCCGGCTGGCTGTCCGGGTTCCGCACCGCCAGCCAGTGGGACGGCACGGCGCCGGTGGCGGACCAGAACGCCGACCTGGTCTACGCCGGCACCGGGTGCACGCCGCTTGCCTACGCCACGGTGGAGGTCGCGGGCAAGATCGCCCTGGTCGACGCGGTGGAAGGGCAGGACCTGTTCGACGTCTGCCCGGTCGCGACGTTCAAGCAGAAGATGGAGCTCGCCGAGCAGCTCGGCGCCATCGGGCTCGTCCAGGTCAGCGACACCGACGAGCCGGCACCGGGCAACGCCATCGACTCGGGCATCCCGGGCCTCGAGCTGACCCGCAGTGACGGGGCACCGATCCGTGACGCGGTGCTTGCCGGCGCGGCGGCGGTCAACGTGACCCTCACCTCCACCCACGACCAGGTTGACCTCTCCGAACGGCTGTCGAACGTAGCCTGCGTGGACGGCCGGGCCGACGTGTTCGAGTGCGACGGCATCGACCTGCTCGGGTTCGTGCCGCACGCCGAGTTCGCGGGCGACACCGATTTGCGCCAGTTGCTCGGCGGCGGTGTGAGCGACCTGTGGGGGTGGACCGATCCCGACACCGGCGACGAGTACGTGATCATCGGCAAGACCAACGGGGTCGCGTTCTTCCGCATCACCGACCCCACCGCCCCCGTCCACCTCGGCGAGCTGCCCAACCGGGCGCTGCTGCACCAGCACTGGCACGACATCAAGGTCTACGACGACCACGCGTTCATCGTCAGCGAGTCCAACCCGCACGGGATGGCGGTGTTCGACCTCACCCGGCTGCGCGGCGTGGAAGCGGCGCAGACGTGGACCGAGGACGGCCTCTACCCGCTGCCGGTTGCCGCCCACAACCTGGAGATCAACACCGACACCGGCTTCGCCTACATCGTGGGCGGCAACGCGGCACTGGTCGTGCCCGACCAGTGCCTGTCGGGCCTGCACATGGTCGACGTCTCCACGCCGACGCTGCCGGTGTTCGCGGGCTGCTACACCGAGGAGGGCGGTCCGGGCACGCTCGGGCGCACGCTCGGGGAACCGGTCGACGAGCTCTCCCCTGCCGCCTACGTCCACGACACCCAGTGCGTCCTCTACGACGGCCCGGACACACCCACTACACCGGCCGGGAGCTCTGCTTCAACTCCGCGGAGGACAAGGTCGTCATCGTCGACGTCACCGACAAGCTGACCCCGGTGACCGTGGGCATGACCGACTACCCGAACGTGGGCTACACCCACCAGGGGTGGCTGACCGAGGATCACGCCTACCTGATCGTCAACGACGAGCTCGACGAGGTGACGCACGACATCGACACCCGCACGGTCGTGCTCGACGTGACCAACCTGCAGGAGCCGACGGTGCACGTCGAGCACACCCACGACACGCGCTCGATCACCCACAACAACTACGTCCACGGCGACCGCGTCTACCAGTCGAACTACACCAGCGGGTTGCGGGTGCTCGACACCACGGGCCTGGACGACGCCGATCCGGGCCTGGACGAGGTCGCCTTCTTCGACACCTTCCCGGCGCACGGCGATCCGACGTTCGAGGGCTCCTGGTCGAACTACCCGTTCTTCGAGTCCGGCACGATCGCGGTCAGCGGCATCGACGAGGGGCTGTTCCTGCTGCGCCTCCAGGACAGCGCGGGTGACCCCGAGGAGCCGCTGGTCGCCCTCGGCTGCACGAGCTGCCCGCTCCAGGTCCGCGCGGGCGAGAGCGGCGTGGCGCAGGTCACCCTCCGCAACACCGGGGCGGCCGCCGACACGTACGCGCTCACGCTCGGCCAGCTGCCCGAGCGCTGGCTCGCGGCGGTGGAACCCCAGGAGGTCACCGTGGGCCCGGGCGACACGGCCGAGGTGGCCGTCACCGTCGGGATGCCGCGGCGGACCCCGGCGGGCACGTCCACCCTGACGGTCACCGCGACGTCCACCACCGACCCGGAGGTCGCCGGCGCGGCGCCGGTCGAGGTGCACGTCACCAACGGGCAGCCCTCCAACCCGGGCTCGACCCAGGCTGCCGGCGTGCCCGGCCCGGACACCCGGACGGCAGCCGGACCGACGGGTGCCGACGCCGCGATGGTCGCGGCCGTGGACGACACCGGCGTCCCCCTGCCCGGCGTGGCGCTGGCCTTGCTCCTGCTCGTCGGCGGGTCGACCGTGAGCCGCTACCTCGTCCTCCGGCGACGCTGACAGCCCCAGCCTGCGGGGGTCCCAGCGGCGAACGGTACACCGCGTGAGGGCAACAGGACCCACAGGCAGCGAAGGGGCTGGCGCGGCGGTGGGCGGTCCGGCGGTCGGTCAGGCCGGTCGGGACCCGGGCCTGTGTCGTCCTGGTCGCGGAATCCGCAACCCTGCCTACACAGGCTTGGTGCCCGGGCGGCCGCCACGGCCGCCCGATGGTCGTGCTCTACGACGCGCGCGACCGGGCACACGAAGACGGCCACGTGGTACGCGGGCCCGGCGTCGACGTCGGGACGCCACCCGGCCGTTCGACCACGACGCCTTGACCGGTTGGCCACCGGCACGCGGTAAACACTTGGTCAAGGTTGGGCCCGCGGGGTGTTGCCGGCCACACCGCCTGGCTACGGTGCGCTCCCGCCGACTGAAGACCGAGGAGGACCCATGTCCGAGCCCACCGCCGACATCTGGGGTCACTGCGAGTGGTGCAGCCGCTGGTTCGCCTGCCCCACCTGGTTCGACAAGCACGCTGCCCAGCCCCTGTGTCCCGTCTGCTTGTCCGAGCCCGCAGCGATCGAGAACCGCGCGCTGGTGGTCGACGGGTCCCGCTGACCTTCACAACCCCGGTTAGGGAGGGCTGCGGTGCGGTAGGTTCCCCTGATGCCCGTACCCCCTGACGATGCGTCGCGCCCGCCCGCCGACGGGCACGGCACCGTGGCGGCAGCCATCACCGCCGATACGATCCTTGGGGAGCGCTACCACCTGGAGACCGTGGTCGGGCGGGGTGGTATGGCCGACGTCTACCGCGCCCGCGACCTGGTGCTCGAGCGTGCCGTGGCCGTCAAGGTCGTGCGCGGCGCCGGCGACGACGACACGCGGCGGTTCACCCGCGAGATCCGCGCGATGGCGGCGCTCAGCCACCCGGGGATCGTGCAGCTGTTCGATGCCGGCACCCACCAGGGGAGCCCGTACCTGGTCATGGAGCTGATCGAGGGCACGGACCTGCCGTCCACACTCGCCGCCGGTCCCATGGACGCGACGCGGACCGCGACCCTCGGTCAGGAGCTCGCGCGGGCCCTCGCCCATGCCCACGGGATCGGCATCGTGCACCGCGACGTGAAGCCCGCCAACGTGCTGCTCGGTGCCGACGGTCGCAGCCTCCTGTCCGATTTCGGCATCGCGCGGCTGACCGAGGCCACGCGGCTCACCTCGCCGGGCATGACCGCGGGCACCGCCGGCTACCTGGCGCCAGAGCAGCTGGAGGCTGCCGACGTCGGACCGGCGGCCGACGTCTACGCGCTCGGTCTGGTGCTGCTCGAAGCCCTGACCGGGCGCAAGGAGTTCACGGGCACTGCGGTCGAGGCCGCCATGGCCCGCCTGCAACGCGACCCGGTCGTGCCGGACGACCTGCCAGCGCCCTGGCCCGGGCTCCTGGCGGCGATGACGGCCCGCGATCCTGCACCGCGCCCCAGCGCGACGGAGGTGGCGACGTGGCTGTCCACCGGCCAGGCGCCGGCGGACTCGGGGCAGCCCGCCGACGCCACCGCCGACGCCACCGCCGAGCAGACGATGACTCTGCCGCGCCGACCCCCAGCCACCACGGCGGCCCCGGCCGCCGGGAGCGGGCCCGGGCGTCGCGCGGTCGCGGGCGTGGTCGCGCTGCTGGTCATCGCCGCCGCGCTCGTCGCGGTCGTGCTCGCCAACCCCGGCGGCACGCCGGGCCAAGATTCCCCACCGCCGCCCGCTGCGGAGGGCACCCTGCCCGCCGAGCTCGACGAGGCGATGCGCCGGCTCGAGGAGAGCGTGCGCCCGTGAGTCGGGTGGTGGCGCTGCTCGTCGCGGTCGGCCTCCTGTGGGGGTGCAGCGCGGGGGCCCTGTCCGACGAGGCCGCGCAGGACCTCCAGCGGCACACCGCGGCCGTGCGCGCTGCCGCGGAGGCCGGGGACCCCGAGGCCGCGATGCAGGCGCTCGACGACCTGCGGACGGCGCTGGATACCCGCCGTGCCGCCGGTGAGGTCACCGATGCCCGCGCCGGGGAGATCGCCGCTGCCGCCGAGGAGGTCGCCGGCCTGCTCCCGGCCACCCCGGGCGAGGGCGAGGAAGCCCCGACCCCCCAGCCGACGTCGTCCGAACCCGCCCCCATCGAGGAGCCCCCACCGCCACCACCGCCGGCCCCCGAGGAGGGGGGCGACGGCGGGGACGGCGGGGACGGCGAGGAGGGGGGCGACGGCGGGAACGACGGGGACGGGGACGGCGGCGACGGGGACCGGGACGGCGACGGGGACGGCGACGAGAACGACGGCGGCGACGAGGACGGCGACGTCGGCCCCGGCGATGATGATGATGACGACGAGGACGGGGACAGGCCGCGCGGTCCGGACGGCGAAGGCCCACCGGGCCAGGGCTGACACGTGGCGTTGAGGATCAGGGCCGCGTGGTGGCCCTGATCCTGCACAGCCCGGCAACCGGTCAGACGGGGACCCGGGTGCCAGACTCGGGGGCGTGAGCATCCCCCTTCTCGCACACGGTTTCGGCGACATCGGCGACCTGCCGGTGACGCTGCCCGTGCTGCTGGCGGTCGCCGGGGGCGCGGTCATGGGCACCGCCGCGCTGCTCGGGGCGCGGGCGACGGGCAGCGGCCGCGCCCGCCCGGGCCGGCGTCTGCCTGCGGGTGTCACCGCGGTCGCCGACCACCCGGTGGCGCGCGGCCTGCTGCGCGCCGGCGCGGCAGCCCTGCTCGGCCTGGCGGCCGTGACGGCGGCCCTGGGTGCCGACGACTTCCTCACCAACCCCGCGCCGGCGCTCTTCTTCGCCGCCTTCTGGGTGGGCGTGCTGCTGGTGGGGTCGGTGCTGCTCGGGCCCGTGTGGCGGGTCGCGAACCCGCTGCGGGCGGTCTCCGGCGGCCTCGCCCGCCTCTCGGGTGATCCCCACGACCGGCTGGTGCGACCGCTGCCGGAGCGTCTGGGCGTGTGGCCGGGAGCAGCCATGCTCGCCGTGGTGGTGTGGGCGGAGCTGGTGGCGACCCGCCGGCCGATCACCGTCCTGGTCCTGCTCGCCGCCTACGCCCTCACCCAGGTGGGCGCCGCGGCGGTGTACGGGCGCGCCTGGTACCGCCACGGGGACGGCTTCCAGGTCTACTCGACGATGGTGGGGTGGCTCGCGCCGCTCGGCCGCGATCCTGGCGGGGCCCTAGTGGTGCGCAGCCCCCGGCGTCGCCTGGCCGCGTTGGAGGCCCCCGCCGGTCTGCTCGCGGTCGTGGCCGTGCTGCTCGGCGGGCACCTGTTCGACAGCCTGAGCGACACCCTGGCGTGGCAGCAGGTGCTCTTCGGACGCCCCCGCGCCGCCCTGCAGACCGCGGGCCTGGCCGCGTGCATCGGCGCGGTCGGCGCCCTGGGCGCCGGCGTGACACGCGCCCGGTTCCTGCGCCCGGCACTGGTGCCCCTGGTGGTGGCGTACGGTGTCGCGCACCACTTCGGCCCGCTGCTCGTCGAGCTCCAACACGCGGCCATCACCCTGTCCGACCCGTTCGGCCGGGGCGCTGACCTGCTCGGGCTGACCGGGCGGGAGGTCACCTACGAGGCGGTCCCCGCCGCCCTGGCCGCCGTGAGCCAGCTCGTCGCCTTCATCGGCTTCCACGTCCTGGCGGTGGTCGTGGCCCACGACCGGGCGTTCGCCCGTTACGACCCGCGGGGGGCCCGCGCCGTGCAGTTCCCGCTGCGGGTCCTGCTCGTGGTGTCGGTCGTGGGCGGCGTGGCCCTGCGCTTCGCCGGTCCTGGGTAGGGTGCGGGCCATGGATGACCAACCTCGACAGCCCTACCCCGGCCACATCGCGCGGTTGGCGGCCCGGATCGAGGCCGACATGGCCGCGGCCGAACCACTCGGCTCGCCGCACGACGGCGCCCCCGCCGAGCTGCGCACCGCGGTGAGCTCGGCGGTGGAACGGCGGACCGACGACCTGATCGCGCTGTCCCACGAGGTCCACGCCCACCCCGAGGTCGGTTTCACCGAGCATCGCGCCGTGGCCGCCGTCGCCCGGTTGCTCGGCGAGCACGGCCACGATGCCGAGGTGGGGGCGTTCGGCCTGCCCACCGCCCTGCGCGCCCGCGTCGGCGCGGGTCACCCGCGGGTGGCCGTGATCGCCGAGTACGACGCACTCCCCGGCATCGGGCACGCCTGCGGCCACAACGTGATCTGCGCCACCGCCGTCGGCGCCTTCCTGGCCCTTGCCGACACGGCCGCCGACCTCGGGGGGTCGGTCGAGCTGATCGGAACACCGGCCGAGGAGGGCGGGGGCGGCAAGGAGCTCATCGCCCAGGCCGGCGGGTTCGACGAGATCGACGTGGCGGTGATGGCGCACCCGTCGGGATTCGACGTGGCCGAGCACCGCTGGCTCGGGGTCCGCCAGGTCGAGGTGGTCTACCGCGGCCGGGCGGCGCACGCCTCCCTGACGCC
Coding sequences within it:
- a CDS encoding choice-of-anchor B family protein codes for the protein MHGTALRSPRRYAAVSVAVGLLLAATVGVPGAGAHPGHEDPQSGGIGVQVHSPGWLSGFRTASQWDGTAPVADQNADLVYAGTGCTPLAYATVEVAGKIALVDAVEGQDLFDVCPVATFKQKMELAEQLGAIGLVQVSDTDEPAPGNAIDSGIPGLELTRSDGAPIRDAVLAGAAAVNVTLTSTHDQVDLSERLSNVACVDGRADVFECDGIDLLGFVPHAEFAGDTDLRQLLGGGVSDLWGWTDPDTGDEYVIIGKTNGVAFFRITDPTAPVHLGELPNRALLHQHWHDIKVYDDHAFIVSESNPHGMAVFDLTRLRGVEAAQTWTEDGLYPLPVAAHNLEINTDTGFAYIVGGNAALVVPDQCLSGLHMVDVSTPTLPVFAGCYTEEGGPGTLGRTLGEPVDELSPAAYVHDTQCVLYDGPDTPTTPAGSSASTPRRTRSSSSTSPTS
- a CDS encoding choice-of-anchor B family protein, with protein sequence MRPLRRPGHTHYTGRELCFNSAEDKVVIVDVTDKLTPVTVGMTDYPNVGYTHQGWLTEDHAYLIVNDELDEVTHDIDTRTVVLDVTNLQEPTVHVEHTHDTRSITHNNYVHGDRVYQSNYTSGLRVLDTTGLDDADPGLDEVAFFDTFPAHGDPTFEGSWSNYPFFESGTIAVSGIDEGLFLLRLQDSAGDPEEPLVALGCTSCPLQVRAGESGVAQVTLRNTGAAADTYALTLGQLPERWLAAVEPQEVTVGPGDTAEVAVTVGMPRRTPAGTSTLTVTATSTTDPEVAGAAPVEVHVTNGQPSNPGSTQAAGVPGPDTRTAAGPTGADAAMVAAVDDTGVPLPGVALALLLLVGGSTVSRYLVLRRR
- a CDS encoding serine/threonine-protein kinase, with product MPVPPDDASRPPADGHGTVAAAITADTILGERYHLETVVGRGGMADVYRARDLVLERAVAVKVVRGAGDDDTRRFTREIRAMAALSHPGIVQLFDAGTHQGSPYLVMELIEGTDLPSTLAAGPMDATRTATLGQELARALAHAHGIGIVHRDVKPANVLLGADGRSLLSDFGIARLTEATRLTSPGMTAGTAGYLAPEQLEAADVGPAADVYALGLVLLEALTGRKEFTGTAVEAAMARLQRDPVVPDDLPAPWPGLLAAMTARDPAPRPSATEVATWLSTGQAPADSGQPADATADATAEQTMTLPRRPPATTAAPAAGSGPGRRAVAGVVALLVIAAALVAVVLANPGGTPGQDSPPPPAAEGTLPAELDEAMRRLEESVRP